A region of Drosophila suzukii chromosome 2L, CBGP_Dsuzu_IsoJpt1.0, whole genome shotgun sequence DNA encodes the following proteins:
- the LOC108020848 gene encoding facilitated trehalose transporter Tret1, with translation MTLKMHLSSLFENPNCLLNRRNRYQFLVTLLVNIVTFCHGLGVGWMSPVMRDLLTDQSPLDFPVLVDDISWIGSLVGIGSMLGNILAGTLMNRIGRKLVMFGVAFPYMMFWCMIYFVQRVEFLYVGRLLAGMTGGASYVVLPTFLSEIADDNIRGRLGSMILLTVNTGVLTGYIVSSNFNYFSTPPFIIILPLCYIMGNFLFPETPHHLIRKGKFAEAEKSFRFYKNINRDDIKAESEFEDLKIRLIKAEKEKENSFNYRDFITKPAFKAYTSAIVLVIGNQFSASFSVSSYLSTIFAASHTTLNLTMCTIIIGSVQIVGTYVTTLLCDKYGRRLLMLVSSLGSSVCLAAFGCFTYFAQDYDLSAVGWLPLVILACYICIVNIGLVGCVFVLLLELFPAKIRPICVSTFTVILSGMVFLALKIFPICVAEWGISVTMSCCSFSTILCFFYFYFFLEETKGKSLLEG, from the exons ATGACATTGAAAATGCACCTGTCCTCACTTTTCGAGAATCCCAACTGTTTGCTGAATCGCAGGAATCGGTATCAGTTCTTGGTGACTCTGCTAG TGAACATCGTAACCTTTTGCCATGGTTTGGGCGTGGGTTGGATGTCGCCGGTGATGAGGGATCTCCTAACCGATCAATCGCCCCTCGATTTTCCCGTTCTGGTGGACGACATCTCCTGGATAGGATCCTTAGTGGGCATTGGAAGTATGCTGGGGAATATTCTGGCCGGCACATTGATGAATCGCATAGGCCGCAAACTGGTCATGTTTGGTGTGGCATTTCCCTATATG ATGTTTTGGTGCATGATATACTTTGTTCAGAGAGTGGAGTTTCTTTATGTGGGTCGCCTGCTGGCCGGAATGACTGGTGGCGCATCATATGTCGTCCTTCCCACCTTTCTCAGCGAGATTGCTGACGACAA TATTCGAGGTCGTCTTGGCTCCATGATTCTGCTGACAGTAAACACAGGAGTACTCACAGGATACATAGTCTCCTCCAATTTTAACTACTTTTCAACACCTCCGTTTATTATCATCCTCCCTTTGTGCTACATTATGGGTAATTTCCTGTTTCCGGAGACACCTCATCATCTCATACGCAAGGGAAAGTTCGCGGAAGCCGAAAAGTCCTTTAGGTTTTACAAAAACATCAATAGGGACGATATTAAGGCGGAAAGTGAATTCGAGGATTTGAAGATCCGTTTGATAAAGGCGGAGAAAGAGAAGGAAAATTCTTTTAACTACAGGGACTTCA TTACCAAGCCAGCGTTTAAGGCCTATACTTCGGCGATAGTCCTGGTGATAGGCAATCAGTTTAGTGCCAGTTTTAGTGTGTCATCTTATCTGTCGACTATCTTCGCGGCCTCTCACACCACCCTGAATCTGACCATGTGCACCATTATCATAGGATCTGTTCAGATAGTGGGCACCTATGTGACCACCTTGTTGTGCGACAAATATGGACGCAGGCTCCTCATGTTGGTGTCCTCCTTGGGATCCTCCGTTTGCCTGGCTGCCTTTGGTTGCTTTACATATTTCGCCCAGGATTACGATTTATCTGCGGTGGGTTGGCTGCCCCTGGTGATCCTGGCCTGCTACATATGTATTGTCAACATTGGCCTGGTGGGTTGTGTCTTCGTGCTCCTCCTAGAACTCTTCCCAGCTAAG ATCCGTCCCATTTGTGTTTCCACGTTTACGGTGATCCTAAGTGGCATGGTCTTTCTGGCTCTGAAAATCTTTCCCATTTGTGTGGCTGAATGGGGAATCTCGGTGACCATGAGTTGCTGCAGTTTCAGTACAATTCTATGTTTCTTCTACTTTTATTTCTTCCTGGAGGAGACCAAAGGCAAGTCGCTATTGGAGGGTTAA
- the LOC108007911 gene encoding facilitated trehalose transporter Tret1, with the protein MVRIFENSLLKQKTRYQLLATVIVNIITFGHGVGVGWLSPTLTKIQTPDSPLDFEVNLAEISWLGSMLGLGSLCGNLTIALLIERAGRKFCIYLLAGPYACIWILIYCASNVYFLYAARFLCGFTGGAGYVVVPIFISEVADSNIRGALTSMVMLSVDLGILAGYILSTYLAYHVVPFLAIILPVAYFMANIMLPETAPYLLKKSQLSKAECSFRYYRNQRAAICEQTSKVHFEELRTAVLAQQNRNATPLSYKDLITKPALKGFAASIVLSLGYQFSGVFSFINYMSDIFKASGSIVDVNTATIIIGVVQIVGVYTSTVLVDIVGRRVLMLISTMGVGIGCIAFGCFTYFAENGDLSDFNWLPLVLMIIICYVANIGLIGIFFLVLVELFPVKIRSLATSLSVIFLSILVFGTLKLFPLMLHYWGISITMWFSAASALLTFLYFWLFLQETKGKSMIED; encoded by the exons ATGGTTAGGATTTTTGAAAATTCCTTGCTGAAGCAGAAAACACGTTATCAGCTATTGGCCACGGTTATTG TGAACATCATTACCTTTGGCCATGGCGTGGGTGTGGGTTGGCTCTCGCCGACCCTGACCAAAATCCAAACGCCAGACTCACCCCTGGATTTTGAAGTCAATCTCGCTGAGATATCCTGGCTGGGTTCCATGTTGGGATTGGGAAGTCTGTGCGGAAATTTAACCATTGCTCTGCTAATTGAAAGAGCTGGCAGGAAATTCTGCATCTACTTGCTAGCGGGTCCGTATGCG TGCATTTGGATTTTGATATACTGTGCATCCAATGTGTACTTCCTGTATGCAGCGCGATTTCTGTGCGGTTTTACCGGAGGAGCGGGATATGTGGTGGTTCCCATTTTCATCAGCGAAGTTGCCGACAGCAA CATTCGGGGGGCCCTGACTTCCATGGTGATGCTATCCGTCGATTTGGGTATACTGGCTGGCTATATACTAAGCACTTATCTGGCCTATCATGTCGTACCCTTCCTGGCCATTATATTGCCCGTTGCCTACTTTATGGCCAATATAATGTTACCCGAAACGGCACCGTATCTCTTGAAGAAAAGCCAACTTTCTAAAGCCGAGTGCTCGTTTAGATACTATAGAAATCAGAGGGCTGCAATCTGCGAACAAACATCAAAAGTACATTTTGAGGAACTTCGCACAGCCGTACTTGCCCAGCAGAACAGGAATGCCACACCCCTGAGCTACAAGGATCTCA TTACCAAACCCGCTCTTAAGGGATTTGCAGCCTCCATTGTCCTCAGTTTGGGCTACCAGTTCAGCGGCGTTTTCAGCTTCATCAACTATATGTCCGATATTTTCAAGGCCTCGGGTTCGATTGTGGATGTCAACACGGCCACGATTATCATAGGAGTTGTCCAGATCGTTGGGGTCTACACATCCACCGTACTCGTGGACATTGTGGGCAGACGGGTTCTGATGTTGATCTCCACAATGGGCGTGGGAATCGGATGTATTGCCTTTGGATGCTTTACGTACTTCGCCGAAAACGGCGATCTCAGCGATTTCAATTGGCTGCCCTTGGTGCTGATGATCATCATCTGTTATGTGGCCAATATTGGACTGATCGGAATCTTTTTCCTTGTGCTGGTGGAACTTTTTCCAGTGaag ATTCGTTCACTAGCCACATCGCTTTCTGTGATTTTCTTGAGTATCCTAGTGTTTGGCACCTTGAAATTATTTCCCCTTATGCTGCACTATTGGGGCATTTCGATAACCATGTGGTTCTCCGCCGCCTCGGCACTACTCACCTTCCTTTACTTCTGGCTGTTTTTGCAGGAAACCAAAGGAAAGTCCATGATTGAAGATTAA
- the LOC139352310 gene encoding facilitated trehalose transporter Tret1-like, producing the protein MVKIFKNSLLLAHALYQLLATLIVNIITFGHGVGVACLSPTLTKIQTADSPLAFKVNIDEISWMGSMLELNSLCGNLFIAFLLERADRKFCIYQMTVPYAVSWFSDRQHGFCVVLLAVQPMWLCPFSLLKWQTPGGFFMSAIKNVIKACCH; encoded by the exons ATggttaaaatctttaaaaactCCCTGCTGCTGGCACACGCACTATACCAACTTTTGGCCACTCTAATTG TAAACATCATAACCTTTGGCCATGGTGTGGGAGTGGCCTGCCTGTCACCCACACTGACCAAAATCCAGACGGCTGATTCGCCCCTGGCCTTTAAAGTTAACATCGATGAAATATCCTGGATGGGTTCCATGTTGGAACTGAACAGCTTGTGCGGAAATCTATTCATAGCCTTTCTGTTGGAGAGAGCTGACAGGAAATTCTGCATTTATCAGATGACAGTACCTTATGCAGTGAGTTGGTTCTCTGATAGACAG CACGGTTTTTGTGTGGTTTTACTGGCGGTGCAGCCTATGTGGCTTTGCCCATTTTCATTACTGAAGTGGCAGACACCAGGTGGTTTTTTTATGTCagcaattaaaaatgtaattaaagcCTGTTGTCATTGA
- the LOC108019656 gene encoding facilitated trehalose transporter Tret1 encodes MSSAGSDKYQYLAAISVNMISISYGAFCGWPSSSFLELSSEDSPLETGPLSPKDQGWVASNICLGGLFGTLLFTWLADKIGRKWSLMWMALPNLLGWVIIPFARNPMHLIIARFIGGAAGGGCFTVIPIYVSELASDNIRGILGVFLVLTCNFGIVLAFVLGYYFNYAQVSWIVSSLSFVFVGCFWFMPETPQHLARVNKIDEAEHSLRYYRNIKANPAKELSEELQLELQKLKTTEKPGGDADDEDNDASGVTWDDFAEGKTRKAFLIGLGLISFNQLCGCFAMLNYTAVIFEQSGSSMPPTMAAIVVGSIQLVGTYTSTVLVDRLGRKILLLVSAVGIGFGQIAMGTYSYLQVSGYEVSAFSWVPISGFSFMMLLAAVGLLSLPFLVVSEIMPQKIRSTAIMILMSVLWVISTITIKLMPVFTETLGMHGTVFMFAILSFSAAIFIAIFLPETKGKTVEAILASL; translated from the exons ATGAGTTCCGCCGGTAGCGATAAATACCAGTACTTAGCTGCCATAAGTG TAAACATGATTTCTATATCGTATGGCGCATTTTGTGGTTGGCCATCATCCAGttttctggaattgtcatcagAGGATAGTCCCTTGGAAACGGGTCCTTTGAGCCCCAAAGATCAGGGATGGGTGGCCTCGAATATTTGTTTGGGTGGCCTATTTGGAACCCTTTTGTTTACCTGGTTGGCGGACAAAATTGGCCGGAAATGGAGCCTCATGTGGATGGCATTGCCGAATTTG CTCGGCTGGGTTATAATACCCTTTGCCCGCAACCCAATGCATCTGATAATAGCCCGATTTATAGGGGGCGCGGCGGGAGGCGGATGTTTTACGGTTATACCTATATATGTTTCTGAACTCGCATCAGACAA CATTCGCGGCATTTTGGGTGTGTTTTTGGTGCTGACCTGTAATTTTGGTATCGTACTGGCCTTCGTTCTTGGATATTACTTTAACTATGCTCAGGTGTCCTGGATAGTCTCGTCATTATCCTTCGTGTTTGTGGGCTGCTTTTGGTTTATGCCTGAGACACCGCAGCATTTGGCCAGGGTAAACAAGATTGATGAGGCAGAGCACTCGCTGCGGTATTATCGCAATATAAAGGCGAATCCGGCCAAGGAGCTGAGTGAGGAGCTGCAGCTGGAGTTGCAGAAACTGAAAACCACGGAGAAGCCCGGCGGGGATGCCGATGATGAGGATAATGATGCCAGCGGTGTCACCTGGGATGACTTCG CTGAGGGCAAGACCCGCAAGGCCTTCCTGATTGGATTGGGTCTAATAAGCTTCAATCAACTGTGCGGCTGCTTTGCCATGTTGAATTATACGGCAGTGATATTTGAGCAGTCGGGATCCAGTATGCCACCCACGATGGCTGCCATTGTGGTGGGTTCCATCCAACTTGTGGGCACCTATACATCCACCGTTCTGGTGGACCGATTGGGCCGGAAGATACTGCTCCTGGTTTCGGCGGTCGGAATTGGATTCGGCCAAATTGCCATGGGCACATATAGCTACTTGCAGGTGTCCGGATATGAGGTATCCGCCTTCAGTTGGGTTCCCATTAGCGGGTTCTCATTCATGATGCTCCTGGCAGCCGTCGGATTGCTATCCCTGCCCTTCCTGGTCGTATCGGAGATAATGCCGCAGAAGATTAGGAGCACTGCGATAATGATTCTCATGTCGGTGCTATGGGTGATTTCCACCATCACCATCAAG TTAATGCCCGTTTTTACTGAAACACTGGGAATGCACGGAACCGTCTTCATGTTTGCCATCTTATCCTTCTCAGCGGCTATTTTCATTGCCATTTTCCTGCCCGAAACCAAGGGCAAGACAGTCGAAGCCATCTTGGCAAGCCTTTag